One segment of Vagococcus martis DNA contains the following:
- a CDS encoding recombinase family protein has product MTKIGYARVSSREQNLERQFELLERAEVQKIFSDKLSGKDNNRPQLKEMLNYIREDDIIVVSELDRLGRNNKEITSIMNQIQDKEATLEILNLPSLNGIQDDNLRRLLNNLIIELFKYTAENERKQIRERQRQGIELAKEKGKYKGRPLAYSADSTDKQKRVTYEKIVEMLEKDVPITQISKELDVARNTIYRIRDES; this is encoded by the coding sequence ATGACAAAAATAGGGTATGCAAGAGTTTCATCAAGAGAACAAAATTTAGAAAGACAATTTGAATTATTAGAGCGTGCAGAGGTTCAAAAGATTTTTTCAGATAAATTAAGTGGTAAAGATAATAATCGTCCACAATTAAAAGAGATGCTTAACTATATTAGAGAAGATGATATAATAGTGGTGTCGGAATTAGACAGATTAGGACGAAATAATAAAGAAATAACTAGTATCATGAATCAGATACAGGATAAAGAAGCTACACTTGAAATCCTTAATTTGCCATCTCTGAACGGTATACAGGACGATAACTTGAGAAGATTACTAAATAATCTAATCATTGAATTGTTCAAGTATACAGCTGAGAATGAGCGTAAACAGATACGCGAAAGGCAAAGACAAGGTATTGAGTTAGCGAAAGAAAAAGGTAAATATAAAGGTCGTCCTTTGGCTTATAGTGCTGATTCAACAGATAAACAGAAACGTGTAACGTATGAGAAAATTGTTGAGATGTTGGAGAAAGATGTTCCTATAACACAGATTTCGAAAGAGTTAGATGTGGCAAGGAACACGATTTATAGAATTAGAGATGAATCATGA
- a CDS encoding DUF6998 domain-containing protein: MSITQKDMIHSLSKLLDWLEQESNGGTNAGELRFITGRIGELYTAIMTNGQMATETNQEGYDVVSESGERISVKATTRKS; encoded by the coding sequence ATGTCAATAACACAAAAAGATATGATTCATTCACTATCAAAATTATTAGATTGGTTAGAACAAGAAAGTAATGGGGGAACTAATGCTGGGGAGTTAAGATTTATTACTGGTCGTATTGGAGAGCTATACACAGCAATTATGACGAATGGTCAAATGGCTACGGAAACAAATCAAGAAGGTTATGATGTTGTTTCTGAGTCTGGGGAACGTATTAGTGTTAAAGCTACAACTAGAAAAAGTTGA
- a CDS encoding metal-sulfur cluster assembly factor: MKMSESKWTEEELNEVKEDILAALETVIDPELGIDIVNLGLVYEVNLDEEGYCEVKMTLTTMGCPLADVITEQIHDALSDIDEIKKLEVKLVWYPAWTTDRMSRYARISLGIR; the protein is encoded by the coding sequence ATGAAAATGAGTGAGTCAAAATGGACTGAAGAAGAACTAAATGAAGTAAAAGAAGATATTCTTGCTGCACTAGAGACGGTCATTGACCCTGAATTGGGAATCGATATTGTTAATTTAGGATTGGTCTACGAAGTGAATTTGGATGAAGAAGGTTATTGCGAAGTTAAAATGACGTTGACTACGATGGGATGCCCATTAGCAGACGTTATCACAGAACAAATTCACGATGCATTAAGTGATATAGATGAAATCAAAAAATTAGAAGTAAAATTAGTTTGGTATCCTGCGTGGACAACTGATCGTATGAGCAGATATGCCAGAATATCTTTAGGGATTAGATAG
- a CDS encoding DUF2075 domain-containing protein produces MSSYRVINLTLKNGEIVDKFEKLQTNVLENNPVTYVYYNLKKKKIYVGETNGFTRRHNEHLGELNPKVDYKEYTNCLVIYSNLFDKSSILDLESLLLNYMIAESDVTKFIFANGNNGQTELVYKNKEEILTEVFYKLWGNELHQLGLIHNPNIEELRESLLFKYSPFKQLSPKQKLICDEIEKDVAKKYLIEAPAGSGKSVLFTNLAFSLAEKNPDLRIGLITTGNLTRQFNLIFKSIGLNGRLTVKTGSQLIVDARNNDKRFDVIIVDEAHKLKQHYRKGHPNARRHLNEGDEEITLLEELTDGLVLLYDPYQGIKPQNIRPSEIRKLTKDYKKLLLMQQFRIGGNGDFSGEDFLKGILYGFQLSDDKNFNSKVFEDDYFKIVDTFKEVIDYVDDHSHAYPKTTNRVIAGYCREWASNTGKKENKGKKAEELPFDWNEDGIQKRWNSTYEDWVKKPNSEKEIGSIHAIQGYDLNYSGVIIGSDITVENGQIVAVPENYKDIGGTPLKEEFSLSELTEYILNIYYVLLSRGIDGCAVYFEDKSVEKLFKERVGL; encoded by the coding sequence ATGTCGAGTTACAGAGTTATCAATTTAACACTAAAAAATGGAGAAATAGTAGATAAATTTGAAAAACTTCAAACAAATGTTTTGGAGAATAACCCAGTTACTTATGTTTACTATAACCTTAAGAAGAAAAAAATATACGTTGGTGAAACAAATGGTTTTACTAGAAGACATAATGAGCATTTAGGAGAATTAAATCCTAAAGTAGATTACAAAGAGTATACAAACTGCTTAGTTATTTATTCCAATCTATTTGATAAGTCATCGATTCTTGATTTGGAGTCATTGTTATTAAACTATATGATTGCTGAATCAGATGTAACAAAATTTATATTTGCTAATGGAAACAATGGTCAAACTGAATTGGTCTATAAAAACAAAGAAGAAATCTTAACTGAAGTATTTTATAAACTATGGGGTAATGAATTACATCAATTAGGATTAATTCATAATCCTAATATTGAGGAATTAAGAGAGAGTTTACTATTTAAGTATTCACCATTTAAACAGTTATCACCTAAACAAAAACTAATTTGTGATGAAATTGAAAAAGATGTAGCCAAAAAATATTTAATAGAGGCTCCAGCAGGCTCAGGTAAATCTGTGCTGTTTACAAACTTAGCATTTTCTTTAGCTGAGAAAAACCCTGATTTAAGAATAGGCTTAATAACTACTGGTAACCTAACAAGACAGTTTAACTTGATATTTAAATCAATCGGATTGAATGGTAGATTAACTGTTAAAACAGGTTCACAACTTATAGTAGACGCAAGGAACAATGATAAGAGATTTGATGTAATCATTGTAGATGAAGCTCATAAATTGAAACAACATTATCGTAAAGGACATCCGAATGCAAGAAGGCATCTCAATGAAGGAGATGAAGAAATTACACTCCTTGAAGAATTAACAGATGGTTTGGTTTTACTGTATGACCCATATCAAGGAATTAAACCTCAAAACATTAGACCTTCAGAAATCAGAAAACTTACAAAAGATTATAAAAAATTATTGTTAATGCAACAATTTAGAATTGGCGGAAATGGAGATTTTTCAGGAGAGGATTTTTTAAAAGGAATTTTATACGGCTTCCAATTAAGTGATGATAAAAATTTCAATTCAAAAGTCTTTGAAGATGATTATTTTAAAATCGTAGATACTTTTAAAGAAGTAATTGATTATGTGGATGACCACTCACATGCTTATCCTAAAACAACAAATAGAGTGATTGCTGGTTATTGTAGGGAATGGGCATCCAATACTGGAAAGAAAGAGAACAAAGGTAAGAAAGCAGAAGAATTACCATTTGATTGGAATGAAGATGGTATTCAAAAGAGATGGAACTCGACTTATGAAGATTGGGTAAAGAAACCAAATTCAGAAAAAGAAATAGGCTCGATTCATGCTATTCAAGGTTATGATTTAAATTATTCTGGCGTTATCATAGGTAGCGATATTACCGTAGAGAATGGACAGATTGTAGCTGTACCTGAAAATTATAAAGATATTGGTGGAACTCCGCTGAAAGAGGAATTTAGCCTATCAGAGTTAACAGAGTACATATTAAATATTTATTATGTATTACTCTCAAGAGGAATTGATGGATGTGCCGTTTACTTTGAAGATAAAAGTGTAGAGAAACTATTCAAAGAACGAGTAGGTTTGTAG
- a CDS encoding FRG domain-containing protein translates to MESIKQLSDFLKLIKEHPNTYFYRGENKNYKDTACVATAIRDSYNYDMYSNRVEQFDRSIREQALFDKPELMLPFAQHSGLATKLLDVTSNPLVALYFACQQTHDNEDGYIYIFDDYADITDILEKYPKFDIETELLLHLERVKKQIFENKITSFPNDKLDLLGESIEKYRNNFLQGGYSKHSIGRGVSDEDSLFLEKYNKLKKLLADIRNQLIQICSNNKDMQKSLLPTNFTENTPSIDFIHPYQNDRYEYYNEQYKSFDVEVREYLISLECLVAFINDKSPIGNLASMIRLNDLTMDFLPNFLYKPILTFKRGLSQQSFFFFQTLFDKHELNIFDGETMELSHQLPRQLMKCQANHKDKIIIDGESKNDILDELDRIGINQASMFGDADSIADYIMNMEKF, encoded by the coding sequence ATGGAGAGCATAAAGCAATTATCTGATTTTTTAAAACTCATTAAAGAGCATCCAAATACATACTTTTATCGTGGTGAAAATAAAAATTATAAAGACACGGCTTGCGTGGCCACTGCTATTAGAGATAGCTATAATTACGATATGTATTCAAACAGAGTGGAACAATTTGACAGAAGTATACGCGAACAAGCCCTATTTGATAAACCAGAGCTAATGCTACCATTTGCACAGCATAGTGGTTTAGCAACTAAGTTGTTAGATGTAACTTCAAATCCACTAGTAGCACTTTATTTTGCATGTCAACAAACGCATGATAATGAAGATGGATATATTTATATTTTTGATGATTATGCAGATATTACAGATATTCTTGAAAAATATCCTAAATTTGATATTGAAACTGAATTATTATTGCATCTTGAAAGGGTAAAAAAACAAATCTTTGAAAATAAAATTACTTCTTTTCCAAACGATAAACTTGATTTATTAGGAGAATCTATTGAGAAGTATAGAAATAATTTTTTACAAGGTGGATATTCAAAACATTCGATTGGTAGAGGTGTTTCAGATGAGGATAGTTTATTTCTTGAAAAATACAATAAGTTAAAAAAACTATTGGCAGATATAAGGAATCAGTTAATTCAAATTTGTTCAAATAATAAAGATATGCAAAAAAGTCTGTTACCAACTAATTTCACAGAAAATACACCAAGTATTGATTTTATACATCCATATCAAAATGATAGATATGAGTATTATAATGAACAATATAAGTCATTTGATGTAGAAGTCAGAGAGTATTTAATTTCCTTAGAATGTTTAGTTGCATTTATCAATGATAAAAGTCCTATTGGAAATTTAGCTAGTATGATTCGACTAAACGATTTGACAATGGACTTTCTACCAAATTTTTTATATAAACCTATTTTGACTTTTAAAAGAGGTTTGAGTCAGCAAAGTTTCTTTTTCTTTCAAACATTATTTGATAAGCATGAACTAAATATTTTTGATGGAGAAACGATGGAGTTGAGTCATCAATTACCTCGTCAATTAATGAAGTGCCAAGCTAATCACAAAGATAAAATAATTATTGATGGTGAATCAAAAAATGATATTTTAGATGAGCTTGATAGAATTGGGATTAATCAAGCAAGTATGTTTGGAGATGCTGACAGCATTGCAGATTATATAATGAATATGGAGAAATTTTAA
- a CDS encoding AbiH family protein, with the protein MTERLIITGNGFDLAHGLKTSYKDFYEQIPIEVKSSWEELLCNFKIDTDNWYSFEELIDKLSLEWYFKYFIDSVENDKKKEEILNKQIQKINLLFLEMTSCLYNYLDNIDELSIIENENIKNAIQPSDFVISFNYTKFAQNYSDNVYYIHGSLDEKHIVLGYKQREANPTGILAEATVFDKKKLREQLNFRRYLIGIGLSEKAIETEIAEFNSHVSCMFSGRGGYLFDYSPSLNEEFINYNTKWYEEKSWSTFNRFRKADPIIYPCLLDEQLRNERLQQISKIINDYGEINNFLPAPICMNIDFTNVKELIILGHSLEADEELIVDIINELDNLEKIKLFVYSGEDYSNKISFLNNVSDRNVEIVYY; encoded by the coding sequence ATGACTGAAAGATTGATTATAACAGGGAATGGATTTGATTTAGCTCATGGGTTAAAAACAAGCTATAAAGATTTTTATGAACAGATACCTATTGAAGTAAAATCATCTTGGGAAGAGTTATTATGCAACTTTAAAATAGATACAGATAATTGGTATTCATTTGAAGAGCTAATTGATAAGCTGTCATTAGAGTGGTATTTTAAATATTTTATTGATTCTGTGGAAAATGATAAAAAGAAAGAGGAAATACTAAATAAACAGATTCAGAAGATAAATTTACTTTTCTTAGAAATGACAAGCTGTTTATATAATTATTTGGATAATATAGATGAATTAAGCATTATTGAAAATGAAAATATTAAAAATGCAATCCAACCTTCAGATTTTGTTATATCATTCAATTATACAAAATTTGCTCAAAATTATAGTGATAATGTTTATTATATTCATGGTTCTTTAGATGAAAAACATATCGTGTTAGGATATAAGCAACGAGAAGCTAATCCCACAGGTATTTTAGCAGAAGCTACAGTTTTTGATAAAAAGAAACTGAGAGAGCAATTGAATTTTAGGAGATATCTTATTGGTATTGGATTAAGTGAAAAAGCTATAGAAACTGAGATTGCTGAATTTAATTCTCATGTAAGTTGTATGTTTAGCGGTAGAGGAGGATATCTATTTGATTATTCACCATCACTAAATGAAGAATTTATAAATTATAATACTAAATGGTATGAAGAAAAAAGCTGGTCTACATTTAATAGATTTAGAAAAGCAGACCCCATTATATATCCATGCTTGTTGGATGAACAATTAAGGAATGAAAGACTTCAACAAATATCAAAAATTATAAATGATTATGGTGAAATAAACAATTTCCTCCCAGCACCAATTTGTATGAATATTGATTTTACTAATGTTAAAGAGTTGATTATATTAGGTCATAGCTTAGAGGCAGATGAAGAATTGATTGTAGATATTATCAATGAACTAGATAATTTAGAAAAGATTAAACTATTTGTTTACAGTGGAGAGGACTATTCGAATAAAATAAGTTTTTTGAATAATGTATCAGATAGAAATGTTGAAATAGTATATTATTAA
- a CDS encoding DUF4145 domain-containing protein — protein sequence MTENNFDYNKKEPVIENILKTAFYIDEIPNDARIASIRRLAEIIVRKILNENGKVMLGNSKIKKRLKDISSNNSLLMDSLEDIKDLGNQASHTEEDKVMDYEHLQKAQTVLYNMYSYLLFAYFKKFRFGSNIEIMGKFSILPPEIRMTVLENLYKESKESVYIIDKLVLSILKTKGKEESISWLEKNKEYLMKIPYMCDDTIPVYLHKFGEEITQNMIDSNISVYEMCSRKIEEVHMQIENSGKRYTTFEDAKSLYIERGFVSGAEEEVLEFNSIMEFLYIGREKEENEKNDVDNDSNYSSFFEIKLDE from the coding sequence ATGACTGAGAATAATTTTGATTATAATAAAAAAGAGCCAGTGATAGAAAATATTTTAAAAACTGCTTTTTACATTGATGAAATTCCTAATGATGCTAGAATTGCAAGTATAAGGAGACTGGCCGAAATTATTGTAAGAAAGATATTAAATGAAAATGGAAAAGTTATGTTAGGAAATTCAAAGATTAAAAAAAGGCTAAAAGATATTAGCTCAAACAATAGTTTATTAATGGATTCGTTGGAAGATATTAAAGATTTAGGTAATCAAGCCTCACATACAGAAGAAGATAAGGTTATGGATTATGAACATTTACAGAAGGCTCAAACTGTATTATATAATATGTATTCATATTTATTATTCGCATATTTTAAAAAATTTAGATTTGGTTCAAACATTGAAATAATGGGAAAATTTTCTATATTGCCTCCTGAGATTAGAATGACTGTTTTAGAAAATTTATATAAAGAGTCGAAAGAATCCGTATATATTATAGACAAATTAGTTCTATCAATATTAAAAACAAAAGGAAAAGAAGAATCAATTTCTTGGTTAGAAAAAAATAAAGAATATTTAATGAAAATTCCTTATATGTGTGATGATACAATACCAGTTTATCTTCACAAGTTTGGAGAAGAAATTACTCAAAATATGATTGATTCTAATATCAGTGTCTATGAAATGTGTAGTCGTAAAATTGAAGAGGTACACATGCAGATTGAAAATTCAGGAAAACGATATACAACATTTGAAGATGCGAAATCTTTATACATAGAGAGAGGATTTGTCAGTGGGGCAGAAGAAGAAGTTCTTGAATTTAATTCAATAATGGAATTTTTATATATCGGAAGAGAAAAAGAAGAAAATGAAAAAAATGATGTAGATAATGATAGTAATTATTCATCGTTTTTTGAAATTAAATTAGATGAATAA
- a CDS encoding DNA/RNA helicase domain-containing protein: MVLFFYDRVSNLTSMSSDELVEKMLDKFQSFDEDSEIEFNDNEVLSWKNSLPILIKLINQSGLTDLDLIMEYETPLNSRIDALLVGYNKVTNRPTAMIIELKQWQSINTEFTESNTFVKLDNVEEESSNRSHPIAQTHTYRSHLKCNHSNLGDNQVDILEIQYLHNYKNKEELFSNQYDIYNSKRENCFVLGEENRLIELLRTTFDNREPGEITNLIVTGQYSMEKQGYENLAKALNSQEISPLLDEQRDVSVRVSKLFRESKDKQLIIISGDCGTGKTYLGLYLLKLFIDITKSKQVVFTVTSKILNAIINGHTENDIPYVNGLRGQFDLVIIDEAHRLPELNKVLDKLYNENKVKFVIVLQDDRQRVRINEEGLRQNFYDYVEKSPLNIELHQEYLSIQKRSMYESSYVDRINDLFSLSPVMKEYTKIDGYDIQVINKLNDIDLLLDNHVNNNEKAQWFAPFCWEWTRNIRNNDVQILEENFTKPWNPKNEQFEWYSEIGKHHKDRIGCIYTAQGLDFDYVGYIFWEDLSWSLEKNDWIVNLNKSQDIIFIREIVQKYGGQLKYFDKNNKYWVVNRNGREYKLNTFIAKFGNPEEVKELILNTYRVLMTRARKGIYIWFKDNETKEKVMEFLN; encoded by the coding sequence ATGGTGTTGTTTTTTTACGACAGAGTTTCTAATTTAACTAGTATGTCTAGTGATGAATTAGTAGAGAAAATGTTAGATAAATTTCAGTCATTTGATGAAGATAGCGAGATAGAGTTTAATGATAATGAAGTTCTATCTTGGAAAAACTCTTTACCTATTTTGATTAAGTTGATTAATCAATCTGGTTTAACAGATTTGGATTTAATTATGGAGTACGAAACACCTTTAAACTCAAGAATTGATGCGTTATTAGTTGGTTATAACAAAGTCACTAATAGACCAACAGCTATGATTATAGAACTAAAACAATGGCAGTCAATAAACACAGAATTTACTGAATCTAATACGTTTGTAAAGCTAGATAATGTTGAGGAAGAATCAAGTAATCGCAGTCATCCTATAGCACAAACACATACGTATAGAAGCCATTTGAAATGTAACCATTCCAATTTAGGTGATAATCAAGTAGATATCTTAGAGATTCAATACTTACATAATTATAAAAATAAAGAGGAATTATTTAGTAATCAATATGATATCTATAACTCGAAACGAGAAAATTGTTTTGTGTTAGGAGAAGAAAATAGATTAATCGAGTTATTACGTACTACTTTTGATAATAGAGAACCAGGTGAAATTACAAATTTAATTGTTACTGGTCAATATTCTATGGAGAAACAAGGATACGAAAACTTAGCTAAAGCTCTAAATTCACAGGAAATCAGTCCTTTATTAGATGAACAGAGAGATGTTTCTGTTAGAGTTTCAAAACTATTTAGGGAAAGTAAAGACAAACAATTAATTATTATTAGTGGGGATTGTGGAACAGGTAAAACTTATTTAGGTTTATACTTACTCAAACTTTTTATTGATATAACGAAATCTAAACAAGTAGTTTTTACTGTTACAAGTAAAATACTCAATGCCATTATTAACGGACATACAGAAAACGATATTCCTTATGTTAATGGATTAAGAGGACAGTTTGATTTAGTTATTATTGATGAAGCGCATAGACTTCCAGAATTGAATAAGGTTTTAGATAAACTTTATAACGAAAATAAAGTGAAATTTGTCATTGTGCTTCAGGACGACAGACAGAGAGTTAGAATTAATGAGGAAGGGCTTAGACAAAATTTTTATGATTATGTTGAAAAAAGTCCATTAAATATCGAGTTACATCAAGAATACTTATCCATTCAAAAAAGGTCTATGTATGAAAGTAGTTATGTAGATAGAATTAATGATTTATTCTCCTTGAGTCCAGTTATGAAAGAATATACCAAAATAGATGGTTACGATATACAAGTGATAAATAAACTAAATGATATTGATTTATTATTAGATAATCATGTAAATAATAACGAAAAGGCTCAATGGTTTGCTCCATTTTGTTGGGAATGGACAAGGAATATAAGAAATAATGATGTACAAATTCTAGAAGAAAATTTTACTAAACCTTGGAACCCAAAGAACGAACAATTTGAATGGTATTCTGAGATAGGGAAACACCATAAAGATAGGATTGGTTGTATCTACACAGCCCAAGGACTGGATTTTGACTATGTTGGGTATATTTTTTGGGAAGATTTATCTTGGTCGTTAGAAAAAAATGATTGGATTGTTAATTTGAATAAAAGTCAGGATATCATTTTTATTAGAGAAATAGTTCAAAAATATGGAGGTCAATTGAAATATTTTGATAAAAATAATAAGTATTGGGTGGTTAATCGAAATGGTAGAGAATATAAATTAAATACTTTTATTGCTAAATTTGGAAATCCAGAAGAAGTAAAAGAACTCATTTTAAATACGTATCGAGTATTAATGACACGAGCAAGAAAAGGAATTTATATTTGGTTTAAAGATAATGAAACAAAAGAAAAAGTAATGGAGTTTTTAAATTAA
- a CDS encoding nucleotide pyrophosphohydrolase has product MDDLIKEINEFRDERDWRQFHNAKDLALSVSLEASELLENFQWKTSEEAIADDLENIKDEIADVMIYSLMLADDLGLSVEAIIRNKIKKNGEKYTVEKSKGKKN; this is encoded by the coding sequence ATGGACGATTTAATAAAAGAAATTAATGAGTTTAGAGATGAAAGAGACTGGAGACAATTCCATAACGCTAAAGATTTAGCTTTATCAGTTTCTTTAGAAGCATCAGAACTACTTGAGAACTTTCAATGGAAAACAAGCGAAGAAGCAATTGCGGATGATTTAGAAAATATAAAAGATGAAATAGCCGATGTGATGATTTATTCATTGATGCTAGCAGATGACTTAGGATTAAGTGTTGAGGCTATTATTAGGAATAAAATTAAGAAGAATGGTGAGAAGTATACTGTTGAGAAGAGTAAGGGGAAAAAGAATTAG
- a CDS encoding acetyl-CoA carboxylase carboxyltransferase subunit alpha: MTNYTANDIVQLARDSKRLTTKEIIDGVTEEFIELHGDRYYGDDKAVVGGIGLINSIPVTIIGIQKGQTLEENVKTRFGSPTPEGYRKALRLMKQAEKFHRPIITLVNTPGAFCGVEAEERGEGEAIAKNLYEMSQLSVPILSILTGEGGSGGALALAVANDVWILEHSIYSILSPEGFASILWKDSARSSEAAEIMKLTAFELKELHVVDKVIPETCGNDTLSKKDIIKNLKKTIIEQLNDYQTMSVDELKNQRYNRFRKY; encoded by the coding sequence ATGACTAACTATACGGCAAATGACATCGTGCAACTAGCTAGAGATAGCAAACGACTTACGACGAAAGAAATAATCGATGGTGTAACGGAAGAGTTTATTGAGCTTCATGGCGATCGTTATTATGGCGATGATAAAGCTGTAGTTGGTGGGATTGGACTAATTAACTCGATACCTGTAACGATTATTGGAATTCAAAAGGGACAAACGTTAGAAGAAAACGTTAAAACGAGATTTGGCTCTCCAACACCAGAAGGATATCGAAAAGCGTTGAGATTGATGAAACAGGCGGAGAAGTTTCATCGACCGATTATTACCTTAGTCAATACACCAGGAGCGTTTTGTGGTGTAGAAGCCGAAGAACGTGGCGAAGGTGAGGCGATTGCAAAAAATTTGTATGAGATGAGCCAACTCTCTGTCCCAATTCTTTCTATTTTGACAGGTGAAGGGGGAAGTGGTGGTGCACTTGCATTGGCTGTAGCAAATGATGTTTGGATATTGGAACATAGTATTTACTCCATTCTCTCACCTGAAGGATTTGCTTCAATTTTATGGAAAGATAGTGCTAGAAGTTCAGAAGCAGCAGAAATTATGAAGTTGACAGCTTTTGAATTAAAAGAATTACATGTTGTTGATAAGGTCATACCTGAGACATGTGGCAATGATACGTTATCTAAAAAAGACATTATCAAGAATCTTAAAAAGACTATTATTGAGCAGTTGAATGATTATCAGACAATGTCGGTAGATGAGTTGAAAAATCAACGATATAATCGGTTTAGAAAATATTAA
- a CDS encoding recombinase family protein, producing MKKVAYIRTSTGKQTLGIEVQKDALKAYQPTHWFIEQVSGRKENREQLNKALDILEEGDTLIVYKLDRLGRSTKQLVNLISQLEDNGIHLNIVTEGIDTSTATGKLIFTILSAVAEMEASLISERTKQALAVSENKGGRPRLDNTTKVKVLEMYQKQVYTVKQMAIKLNISESSIYRILRKFKYKNNKG from the coding sequence ATGAAGAAAGTAGCATATATCAGAACATCAACAGGCAAACAAACACTAGGCATAGAAGTCCAAAAAGACGCTCTAAAAGCCTATCAACCTACTCATTGGTTCATTGAACAGGTTAGTGGTCGCAAGGAGAACAGAGAGCAATTAAACAAAGCTTTAGACATATTAGAAGAAGGAGATACGCTCATTGTCTATAAGCTTGATAGATTAGGGAGAAGCACGAAACAATTGGTTAATCTCATTAGTCAGTTAGAGGACAATGGAATCCATTTAAACATTGTTACAGAAGGAATAGATACCTCAACAGCAACAGGAAAGCTTATTTTTACAATCCTTTCAGCTGTTGCAGAAATGGAAGCTTCACTTATATCCGAACGCACTAAACAGGCTTTAGCGGTGTCTGAGAACAAAGGTGGAAGACCAAGACTAGATAACACAACTAAAGTTAAAGTCCTTGAGATGTATCAAAAACAGGTTTATACAGTGAAGCAGATGGCTATCAAGCTTAACATTAGTGAGAGTAGTATTTATAGGATACTCAGAAAATTTAAATATAAGAATAACAAAGGTTGA
- a CDS encoding tyrosine-type recombinase/integrase: MERLLLKDLVEELAFSDRARGLAPKTIKKHGKSLSLFLKFLEEKNIDSLGMVTVSHVRGFLIKNIEEGKAESYVNSHLRSIRAFFRYCVDENYMREKENPCLYVKWVKERQVVINTFSDDEVKQMLKYAKQRTFTNVKRKDKYHLGLQTKFTNERNYLLLLILVDTGLRISEVMNLKHYHLEESQIKVENGKGKKDRVVHCSPTVYKAYLKYIRVANNFFEYYEITRDEYVFLTKNGKQYSYISAEREIKKIGVASDVNPNIRISPHTFRHYFTQKLVRNGADIYMIQKLLGHASIKTTEVYLRSLNIDNSIERAVKHSPLQTIK, from the coding sequence ATGGAAAGATTGTTATTAAAGGATTTAGTAGAGGAGTTGGCATTTAGTGATAGGGCAAGAGGATTGGCTCCAAAGACGATAAAAAAACATGGGAAAAGTTTGAGTTTATTTCTGAAATTTTTAGAGGAAAAAAATATTGACTCACTAGGTATGGTCACCGTATCTCACGTACGCGGTTTTTTGATTAAAAATATTGAAGAAGGAAAAGCAGAATCTTACGTAAATAGCCATTTACGTAGCATTAGAGCGTTTTTTAGGTATTGTGTAGATGAGAATTACATGAGAGAAAAAGAAAATCCATGTTTGTATGTAAAGTGGGTAAAAGAAAGACAAGTTGTTATCAATACATTCTCTGATGATGAGGTAAAACAGATGTTAAAGTATGCTAAACAAAGAACTTTTACTAATGTAAAACGTAAAGATAAATACCATCTAGGGCTTCAGACAAAGTTTACAAATGAGAGAAATTACTTACTGTTACTGATATTAGTTGATACTGGTCTCAGAATAAGTGAGGTTATGAATCTTAAACACTATCATCTTGAAGAATCACAAATTAAGGTGGAGAATGGCAAAGGGAAGAAAGATAGAGTAGTTCATTGTTCGCCAACAGTTTATAAAGCTTATTTAAAGTATATCAGAGTAGCGAACAATTTTTTTGAATACTATGAGATTACGAGAGATGAATATGTATTTCTTACGAAAAATGGTAAACAATATAGTTACATCTCAGCAGAGAGAGAAATTAAGAAAATTGGTGTTGCTAGTGATGTTAATCCAAACATCAGAATAAGCCCTCATACTTTTAGACATTACTTTACGCAGAAACTTGTTAGAAATGGTGCAGATATTTATATGATTCAAAAATTATTAGGGCATGCCTCAATTAAAACGACTGAAGTCTATCTAAGGTCATTAAATATTGATAATTCAATAGAGAGAGCAGTCAAGCACTCACCATTGCAAACAATTAAGTAG